One region of Haloprofundus salilacus genomic DNA includes:
- the pspAB gene encoding PspA-associated protein PspAB, with translation MGLFDSIRSVLGLRAEADATRAADPEDLFGMSTAYLTMQADLSYDSVGAAALCFSSVDSTDFAETLDEVEAILHAGSEETGTTFRRHADSHGYQWVVLEDSDPEDLVTSIHFAADEFIERGYGSRLLAAVFGFEKPEDDVRAYWIYSFRRGAYYPFAPKRGHERNQRVEFKLQSVLDGELGIEDDEQYWYPLWPDQRGGHPWD, from the coding sequence ATGGGACTGTTCGACTCCATCCGCTCGGTGCTCGGTCTCCGCGCGGAGGCGGACGCGACGCGCGCGGCCGACCCCGAGGACCTCTTTGGGATGTCCACCGCGTATCTCACGATGCAGGCGGACCTCAGCTACGACTCCGTCGGCGCGGCGGCGCTCTGTTTCTCGTCGGTCGATAGCACGGACTTCGCCGAGACGCTCGACGAAGTCGAGGCCATCCTCCACGCGGGTAGCGAGGAGACGGGGACGACGTTCAGACGCCACGCCGACAGCCACGGCTACCAGTGGGTGGTGCTGGAGGACAGCGACCCCGAGGATCTCGTGACGAGCATCCACTTCGCCGCCGACGAGTTCATCGAACGCGGTTACGGCTCTCGGCTCCTCGCGGCGGTCTTCGGCTTCGAGAAACCCGAGGATGACGTGCGGGCGTACTGGATTTACTCGTTCCGTCGGGGGGCGTACTACCCGTTCGCTCCGAAACGCGGCCACGAACGCAACCAGCGCGTCGAGTTCAAACTCCAGTCGGTGCTCGACGGCGAACTCGGCATCGAGGACGACGAACAGTACTGGTATCCGCTGTGGCCCGACCAACGTGGCGGCCACCCGTGGGACTGA
- a CDS encoding rubrerythrin-like domain-containing protein, with translation MSQHPMQTYECADCGRRVQTNTPPGHCSACGGEMLNISTSRNN, from the coding sequence ATGTCACAGCACCCCATGCAGACGTACGAGTGCGCCGACTGTGGGCGCCGAGTGCAGACGAACACGCCGCCGGGACACTGTTCGGCGTGCGGCGGGGAGATGCTGAACATCAGCACCTCCCGAAATAATTAG
- a CDS encoding iron-sulfur cluster assembly scaffold protein: MGMGSDMYRQQILDHYKNPRNYGEMENPTFSHVGENPSCGDTIRVDVRLEDDDETIEYVSFTGDGCAISQASASLLSERLQGTTLDELEAMDTDDVTEMLGVDISPMRIKCAVLARQVTQDGAKLYEGELDDLDRTVTEE, translated from the coding sequence ATGGGTATGGGCTCGGACATGTACCGGCAGCAGATTCTCGACCACTACAAGAACCCGCGAAACTACGGTGAGATGGAGAATCCGACGTTCTCCCACGTGGGCGAGAACCCCTCCTGCGGCGACACGATTCGCGTCGACGTCCGCCTCGAAGACGACGACGAGACGATCGAGTACGTCTCCTTCACCGGCGACGGCTGCGCTATCTCGCAGGCCAGCGCCAGCCTGCTCTCGGAGCGACTGCAGGGGACGACGCTCGACGAACTGGAGGCGATGGACACCGACGACGTGACCGAGATGCTCGGGGTCGACATCAGTCCAATGCGAATCAAGTGTGCGGTGCTCGCACGCCAGGTGACGCAGGACGGAGCGAAGCTCTACGAGGGCGAACTCGACGACCTCGACAGGACCGTCACCGAAGAGTAG
- a CDS encoding phosphoribosyltransferase, with product MFDDRTDAGERLADVLERRDVDADVVLAIPRGGLPVGRVVADRLGAELDVVVAEKLGAPGNPELAIGAVAGDGSVWLNDDLVDRLGVSSAYVERVREVEAENVREKVASYRGGTAVPQLEGERVVLVDDGIATGATAIACLRQIRNAGAAHVTLAVPVAPHDAESRLSGEFDTFVCVESPRGFGAVGQYYRSFGQVSNEEARAILESYEP from the coding sequence GTGTTCGACGACAGAACCGACGCGGGCGAGCGGTTGGCCGACGTGCTCGAACGCCGCGACGTCGACGCCGACGTAGTGCTCGCGATTCCGCGCGGCGGCCTCCCGGTCGGGCGGGTCGTCGCAGACAGACTCGGCGCAGAGTTGGACGTGGTCGTCGCGGAGAAACTCGGCGCGCCGGGCAATCCCGAACTCGCCATCGGGGCCGTCGCGGGCGACGGGAGCGTCTGGCTGAACGACGACCTCGTCGACCGACTCGGCGTTTCGTCGGCGTACGTCGAACGGGTCAGAGAGGTCGAGGCCGAGAACGTCCGCGAGAAGGTGGCGTCGTATCGGGGCGGAACGGCGGTTCCGCAGTTGGAGGGCGAGCGAGTCGTCCTCGTCGACGACGGTATCGCGACGGGCGCGACGGCTATCGCCTGCCTCCGACAGATACGAAACGCTGGAGCGGCGCACGTGACACTCGCCGTTCCGGTCGCTCCCCACGACGCCGAGTCGCGACTGTCGGGCGAGTTCGATACGTTTGTCTGCGTTGAGTCGCCGAGGGGGTTCGGCGCAGTCGGCCAGTACTACCGCTCGTTCGGGCAGGTGTCGAACGAGGAGGCGCGGGCGATACTTGAGTCGTACGAACCGTGA
- the radA gene encoding DNA repair and recombination protein RadA, translating to MADDDLENLPGVGPATADKLMEAGYRTYESIAVASPSDLGSKADIGESTANDVVLAARDAADIGGFETGSAVLERRETIGKLSWQIPEADDLLGGGLETQSITEVYGEFGAGKSQITHQMAVNVQLPKEQGGLRGSCIFVDSEDTFRPERIDDMVRGLDDDVLQATMDDREIEGTPSDDDAMEELIDDFLDKIHVAKAFNSNHQMLLAEKAEELASEHTDTEWPVRLLCVDSLTAHFRAEYVGRGNLADRQQKLNRHLHDIDRVGNLHNCVIIVTNQVSANPDAFFGDPTQPIGGNILGHKSTFRMYLRKSKGDKRIVRLVDAPNLPDGEAVIRVKNEGLKPE from the coding sequence ATGGCAGATGACGACCTCGAAAACCTCCCCGGCGTCGGCCCCGCGACCGCAGACAAGCTCATGGAAGCCGGCTATCGGACGTACGAGAGCATCGCCGTCGCGAGTCCGAGCGACCTCGGCTCGAAGGCCGACATCGGCGAAAGCACGGCCAACGACGTAGTGCTCGCCGCCCGCGACGCCGCCGACATCGGCGGCTTCGAGACCGGTTCGGCGGTGCTCGAACGCCGCGAGACCATCGGCAAGCTCAGCTGGCAGATCCCCGAAGCCGACGACCTCCTCGGCGGCGGCCTCGAGACCCAGTCCATCACCGAGGTGTACGGCGAGTTCGGCGCAGGTAAGTCCCAGATCACGCACCAGATGGCCGTCAACGTCCAGCTCCCGAAGGAGCAGGGCGGCCTCCGCGGCTCCTGCATCTTCGTCGACTCCGAGGACACGTTCCGACCCGAGCGCATCGACGACATGGTCCGCGGTCTCGACGACGACGTGCTGCAGGCGACGATGGACGACCGCGAAATCGAGGGCACCCCGTCCGACGACGACGCGATGGAGGAACTCATCGACGACTTCCTCGACAAGATCCACGTCGCGAAGGCGTTCAACTCCAACCACCAGATGCTGCTGGCCGAGAAGGCCGAGGAACTCGCCAGCGAACACACCGACACGGAGTGGCCGGTTCGCCTCCTCTGCGTCGACTCGCTAACGGCGCACTTCCGCGCCGAGTACGTCGGCCGCGGAAATCTCGCCGACCGCCAGCAGAAGCTCAACCGCCACCTCCACGACATCGACCGCGTCGGTAACCTCCACAACTGCGTAATCATCGTCACGAACCAGGTGTCCGCCAACCCCGACGCGTTCTTCGGCGATCCGACCCAGCCCATTGGCGGCAACATCCTCGGCCACAAGTCGACGTTCCGGATGTACCTCCGCAAATCGAAGGGCGACAAGCGTATCGTCCGCCTCGTCGACGCGCCGAACCTCCCCGACGGTGAGGCCGTCATACGCGTCAAGAACGAAGGTTTGAAGCCGGAATAA
- a CDS encoding NAD-dependent epimerase/dehydratase family protein, with protein sequence MDTVLVTGGLGRSGRWIVDRLADDYEVVCVDLSQPGFEVPEHPRIDFRAAELTDRGETFDLVSELEPDAVVHWAALPSPTRHAGGRVFETNTMAAYNVLVAAARENAKVAWASSESAYGFPFARETTLPDELPITEDHPLRPEDPYGTSKVVGEELAKMVVRRYGVSVASIRPSWIQYPGEYNCRDREDLREGRPLSEIGLESGVGNFWSYVDVRDVASLVATALDTQFDGHEAFHAAAAENYLGVATLDAVEAQFGALPDDCNLDGESSALSTAKAERVLDWRPSHSWREAVEESVAEPDLLAD encoded by the coding sequence ATGGACACCGTACTCGTCACCGGCGGCCTCGGACGCTCCGGTCGCTGGATAGTCGACCGCCTCGCCGACGACTACGAGGTCGTCTGCGTCGACCTCTCGCAGCCGGGCTTCGAGGTCCCCGAGCACCCGCGCATCGACTTTCGCGCCGCAGAACTCACAGACCGCGGCGAGACGTTCGACCTCGTCTCAGAACTGGAGCCCGACGCCGTCGTTCACTGGGCGGCGCTCCCGTCGCCGACACGTCACGCCGGGGGCCGGGTGTTCGAGACGAACACGATGGCGGCGTACAACGTGCTCGTCGCCGCCGCACGAGAGAACGCGAAGGTCGCGTGGGCGTCGAGCGAGAGCGCCTACGGCTTCCCGTTCGCCCGCGAGACGACGCTGCCGGACGAACTTCCGATCACCGAGGACCACCCGCTGCGCCCCGAGGACCCCTACGGAACCTCGAAGGTCGTCGGCGAGGAGCTCGCGAAGATGGTCGTCCGCCGGTACGGCGTCTCGGTCGCGTCGATTCGACCGTCGTGGATTCAGTACCCCGGCGAGTACAACTGCCGCGACCGCGAGGACCTCCGGGAGGGCCGACCGCTCTCGGAGATCGGCCTCGAATCGGGCGTCGGCAACTTCTGGTCTTACGTCGACGTGCGTGACGTGGCGTCGCTCGTCGCGACGGCGCTCGACACCCAGTTCGACGGACACGAGGCGTTCCACGCCGCCGCCGCGGAGAACTACCTCGGCGTCGCGACGCTCGACGCCGTCGAAGCCCAGTTCGGCGCGCTCCCGGACGACTGCAACCTCGACGGGGAGTCGTCGGCGCTGTCGACGGCGAAAGCCGAGCGGGTACTCGACTGGCGACCCTCTCACTCGTGGCGCGAGGCCGTCGAGGAATCAGTCGCCGAGCCTGACCTCCTCGCGGACTGA
- the htpX gene encoding zinc metalloprotease HtpX, translating into MEWKPDWGLRGRMALTMFLLFALYIVFVGVLSQFGYTYMLVFVGIFFVAQLFFSDKLALYSMGAKKVSEDEYPQLHAMVGRLCQQADLPKPNVAVAQSRVPNAFATGRSQKSSTVAVTTGLLQTLDQDELEGVMAHELAHVKNRDVMVMTIASFLSTVAFMIVRWGFWFGGGNRREGGAPVIVAILVSLVVWIVSFLLIRALSRYREYAADRGGATITGNPSALASALLTIDGRMDNVPKEDLREQSEMNAFFIIPIRSGFIGKIASTHPSTENRVEQLRQLEREMEGV; encoded by the coding sequence ATGGAATGGAAACCCGACTGGGGGCTTCGCGGGCGCATGGCGCTCACGATGTTCCTCCTGTTCGCCCTCTACATCGTATTCGTGGGGGTACTCTCCCAATTCGGCTACACGTACATGCTCGTGTTCGTGGGCATCTTCTTCGTCGCCCAACTGTTCTTCAGCGACAAACTCGCGCTGTACAGCATGGGCGCGAAGAAGGTCAGCGAAGACGAGTATCCGCAGTTACACGCGATGGTCGGCCGCCTCTGTCAGCAGGCTGACCTTCCGAAACCCAACGTCGCCGTCGCGCAGTCGCGCGTCCCGAACGCGTTCGCGACCGGTCGAAGTCAGAAGAGTTCGACCGTCGCCGTGACGACTGGCCTCCTGCAGACGCTCGACCAGGACGAGTTAGAGGGCGTGATGGCCCACGAACTCGCGCACGTGAAGAACCGCGACGTGATGGTGATGACCATCGCCTCGTTCCTCTCGACGGTCGCGTTCATGATCGTCCGCTGGGGTTTCTGGTTCGGCGGCGGCAACCGCCGCGAGGGCGGCGCGCCCGTCATCGTCGCGATTCTCGTCTCGCTCGTGGTGTGGATCGTGTCGTTCCTGCTCATCCGCGCGCTCTCGCGTTACCGCGAGTACGCCGCCGACCGCGGGGGGGCGACCATCACCGGCAACCCGTCGGCGCTCGCCTCCGCGCTCCTCACTATCGACGGCCGGATGGACAACGTCCCGAAGGAGGACCTGCGCGAGCAGTCGGAGATGAACGCATTCTTCATCATCCCCATCCGCAGCGGCTTCATCGGCAAAATCGCCAGCACCCACCCCTCCACCGAGAACCGCGTCGAGCAGCTTCGGCAACTGGAGCGCGAGATGGAAGGGGTCTGA
- a CDS encoding antibiotic biosynthesis monooxygenase family protein, whose translation MYAARFRFRPGEYDDEFHRLNERVERAAESNSGYRGSESWVSPDGDERLVVYYWESLDALRAFSQHPDHLEAKRRYEEWYDGYEAAVFEVLRRYGDGRLSGE comes from the coding sequence ATGTACGCTGCGAGGTTCAGATTCCGTCCGGGCGAGTACGACGACGAGTTCCACCGCTTGAACGAGCGCGTCGAACGCGCCGCCGAGTCGAACTCTGGCTACCGGGGCAGCGAGAGCTGGGTCTCCCCCGACGGCGACGAGCGACTCGTCGTCTACTACTGGGAGTCGCTGGACGCGCTGAGAGCATTCTCGCAGCATCCGGACCACCTCGAAGCGAAGCGGCGGTACGAGGAGTGGTACGACGGGTACGAAGCGGCGGTTTTCGAGGTGCTTCGACGGTACGGCGACGGTCGATTGAGCGGCGAGTAG